AAAATTGCTAGAAAACTTAGAGGGTCCTATAGTAATCCTCAAAGTGTGTAATTTCAAGTTGGTTGCAACTATATATTGGACAAAATCACAAAATCCAAAAATGAACCCAAAAATAATGCTGTTTAACTTTAAATCTTTATGTATGTGGTTGCAAAGTGCATTTAAAGAAAGGATTTGGCTATCGGATGCCCTTGTTAAGAGGGGTCTTAAGTTTTAGATTTTTGTCAAAAGTGTTATTAATTTATAAAGGTGTTTAAATGCAAAACTACGATAATTGTAGGTGTGTATATCTATATGGTAAGTTTGGTATGAATAAAGTAACTAACAAGTGCCCattaaaaaaattcttaaacAAAAAGGGACTCTAGATTTTGTTACCATATTAGACTTATTAGTCTTGACCGTAATGACGCGTTTGTAATTATAGCATTGAGGAAAATGAGAATCGAAAGTGATCATAGCGAAGGCTCCATCATCCTATACAAAAAGTGACTGCTGTTCGCTTTCTCTATCCTTTACTCCTTTAGTGGCATTTACGCTTCTTTTATACCCAGATGCAATTGACAACCAATTGAAAATCAACTAATTAAGATTACACGTTAGAAATTGTCTTATAACTGCTTAAATAGTGCCTTACCAGATTTAATTGGACGTAACACACCTATTCCCTCTTTACTTCTTTCAAGTAATTATATCTATGAAAGACCAAATGCTAGATAAAAAGATCAGATTCCATACCATTAGTCAATCCAGAATAGTAGGTGGTCTCCCTAGCCATGCATACAATTATAGCAAACCATTTCATACCTACAGATGATAACTATAGTTTAAGAGCTGAGATCTTAGGCAGGAACCTCAAGCTGCATATGGTCACTCTCAAAACTAGCCATATCTTCTTCAAGCATGTTAACCCATGCTTCTATACCCTCCCCACAACTTGTACTCATCAATATCACAACATTCTTGAAGGGCAAGGTGGTTGTGCACACCCATGTAGGCTTGCCCCAACCATAATCCACCTCGTACACAGGAAATCTACACCAACTGCTAAAGTTGCAAAATTCTATGTCTCCCTTCGAGACTAATTCCATAGTTTTCTTGAGAGCATGTAGATACTCGTCTCCAATTTGTAATGTTTTCACATAATTGCTGTTGATATTCCTTATTGCATTCCTCAAATCACCAGCTAGATTCTGATACCCTTTCTCTCCCTCAGCTACTGGAATTGCTAGGGCATGCCTCCACAAGTTCCCAAAGGCGTGATCCGGAAGGACAGGATTCATCCTGGGTCTCAAGTTCACAGCATGGACTGCTGCAACCATCTTCTTGGACTTAGAATCCATCTTGGCTCTTGTCGCCTCTATGAAATGCCTCCAAAAAAAGGCTGAAACAGCCTCCACCCGCGTAGGATCCTTCACTTGTGATCCAGGAGATGAAGCAAGAGCTTGTTTGAGTTTCGCCAGCTTTTCCCTGTCAAACACAAAGCGTTTAGTCGTGATCTTTTCCTTTGTGATGCCTACTGTTGGTTTGAAACCGGAGTTGAGCACATCTTTTGGTGGAAATAAACTAGTCAAATCCAAACTAGATTGATGAATTTCAGCATCTCCACGGCAGTTTGCGGCCCACGCATTCATGAAAGCCACCAAGGACGTGCCATCGGCTATCTTGTGAGACATTTGCACGCCAATAGCTAGGCCTCCACAATCAAAGATATTGATTTGAACAGCTAAAAGGATAGTGTTAGCTTCAGTGATGCCATGGCCACTACCATTAGGCTCAAGGGGCAAATACTGTTTCATCTCATCCATGCTAGGCTTTTCTATAACCTGCAAGAGGTTAGAGTGAACTTGAGCTTCAACAAACAAAGCACCAGCATCATTAGCATCAATTGCAAAATCGTCACTGCAAATTCTTCCACCTAGGGGGTAAAATTTAGTCAGAGCATTGGATAATGATTGTTTGAGGAGTTGAGAAATTTGGGCATGATCTTTGTAAGTTTGTAATTGGCTAGGTTGgtagaagaaaataaggggGATGTGAATGGGTGGTGCAAGTTGATCTAGGAAAGATAGAGTGAAGTTTCTAAGGTGATAGAGTGTTGGAGACGATGGTTTAATCATTTCTTTTGATAATATCTCCAAGTTGGCCACCATATTTGGTTACTTTCTTCAAGCTTCTACCACACTTGGGACTTGGGAGAGCATGGTGGCTTCCCCTATTTATAGAAAGACATAATCAATCATTCAAGctcccaaaaaagaaaaaatgaataaatacaaAAGCCCAACCACTTTCATATGGGCCGACATAATATGTTTATTTTGATTTCTATCTTtgatttttggataaattacaAATAACTTCCCTCTGATTTCATCTATTATCACATGAGCTCTCTAGCATTTCAAAATATCCACTTCACCGCTTATGATTTCATTTAAAGTGGAAATTTGATAGATATAATGTTGTTAGTTGAAATACCAGTAGTGCTCTTATTTAAATGTTAAATCAAATAACAACTTAATCACCTTATATAAAATCACAAGAGGATTACATAGATAAATGTAAAAGTCATAGGGAAGTAAAGTGAATATTTATGCAAACCATAAGAGTGTTAGGTAGATGTTATGATTCCATCACATGTTCTTTTGGAGTGCATCTTGTATAATCGCTATAATTGATCATACATTCTGTCCATGTTCCACTTTACATAAAACTACAGAGagttatattattattttgaaaccataaggAGGTATATGGCAATATGCAAAATTATAAGGGATTATATGTAATCTACCCTTGATTTTTTGGTTGCGATAAGTTTGTCATGGAGCATAAAACTAGTTTTTCTTATGCCTAGTGGCACTAAGGATCCATCATCCAAGTACTTTTTGACTTAATGACATCCAATAGTTAATATTAAATAACACTGATTGTGTTGGTACAATTAAATAGCAGTTATTGAGATCTGTTACCACAGTTGTTAATTGTtattagaggtgtcaaaatgagtGACTTGGACGGATTTGAGTTGGTTAAAATGGgaaatgggtataagtgagttaACTCATTTACATCCATTCAATTAaataggtataaatgggtaagtcaaaaaatgaattggataactcaattacccatttataacccatttatttaactttttgtaaactcatttaaattcatttttgcaaactaagttatcaatttataccaccctttacacccatcattagttttaaatatttacttataatgatCAATAAgtctaattatcaattttttttccatccgTACTCTGTGTTataaaattacatactatttaataattaaacaataagaatataaaaatttgaactatgtactataaaagttaacataaaaacttaatctaaaaattttgaagttctagcatttttttcatgtgtaaatttaaaatttcattttgtaaaGGTTGGAAAAGAGActaaaacttatcataaattggtaatgtcaaaaaatgagcaagttaacaaactaagataaaataaattgataagataaaactaacaaataataataataataaaataaaagtagttaacatcatggaaaaatgaaaaatttgaaaaaaaaatgggcgGGGGAAGAGAGGAGGTTTGGGAGAAGACAATTtaaaatgggttaattggattTGATAGGTTATGGGTAACTCATTTGTACCTATATGCAAAAACTTAAGATACTCATACCCATTTATTTATGGacgggtatgggtaaatttagaTAAATAGGTTTGTTTGCCACATATAATTGTTATGAAGCATACCCATGCCACGAATCTGAGTTGCCAGAAATTATAGGAATGCAGGAAATATCTTAAATATGACCCAtcacttgaaaattttgaaaaaaaaattgttggaaAGATCAGTTAATTTAGACCCTAGCAAGATCCCTATTAGGTTTATTTAGTGAAAAATGCCAACGATATCTATTAAGACGATAAAATCTATAGCATCATTCTGTAaagatttcttcaatttgacATGAAACATATGgtttgaatttaaaaaataaactgcAACACCTTTTGGAAACTAATGTACATAGGATGTGTTGTCGATTGATTATTTTAACTGATTATAAATTctgattttagaaaattagtttttgtgaTGTTCTCggttacttttatattttgattatagattttttttaatgatgaaAAGTTAAAATCTATAATCATCTAGAGAGTAGTTTTTACtgattttgattattttctatgatcaaatttttgtaaaatctaaAACATCCGAGAACAAGGCCATAAATAGACAAATAAGAAATAATTGAAGAGCTTATCTAAAGAATGTGTTAAAAGACGTATTTAACAAGGAATCTGCCAAACAAATTTTAGTCAACTAAAGTAAAATGTACTGCAATGACTAAGCAATCCTTTTTTCAGTTTTCCGTTTAACTTACGACTAAGACTGCTCAGGACAGaaattagatggtgacactGACAACTGCACTTGATAAAGACCATAAAATAATCGATGCTTACACGCCTGGAAATCCCACCCAAGCAAAATTTGACTTGGTAAACTTCCTCTAAATTGGACATTTGTGGGTACAAATCAACTGCACCTGAGTTCACTTTCATCATCCCAATAATTTCTTCATAAGACACAAACTTTTTATGCAAGTTGGTCATTCTtgtttttacattttcttttatttttttggttcaaaGAAGTAATGGAGACCCATTGCACAGAACGCGTGGAACCTGTGGTCACGCTTTTGGCTTACCACAAGATATATATATTACCAATCTACTTCAAAATTCAGTTATAGTTGGATACAAGTGTGACAGTTTAATTTAAAGTCGAGATCTtaagaattaaaaattttagctTTTAAATCCCACCTTTGActacaaatttaaaaaaaaagtgacagTCCAAATCTCCACAAGAACCTTTTGTTCTGTTGGCTCTCCAATTCCAAAGCCCCGAGTAATCAATAATGGAAAAAAGCAAGGTTAGGTTTTCCTTCACAAAAGCAAGGTTAGGTTTTCCAATTCCACCCGTATCGAGTTCATTCACCATTGGTtcctaataaataaataaaggttCCACAATCGAAAAGACCCCTTGACATTGACTGCTTCAAATTGTATTCCATTCGGAATTCGGTGGGGTAATCATGTTTGAGAgaccaaattctttcaaaagGGACGCCATTGGTACAGTGGCAACATTTGGAATTGGAATCATTTAATAGTTTAGAACTTTCACATTTATTTTGTGTAAAATGTCAGTTAAAATGATCCAAAACAGAAGGCAGCCTTCAACCCCTTTTGTCCCCTCCAATTCACtacaaaaaatatttacataaagctgcaaaaaaaaaaaaattgaagccaaataaagaaaaattgtcATGAATGATTTTTGCTGAAGAAAAAATATCTTGGGCAATTTCTTAGTGAAATATGTGTGTCACGGGCATAAAGACATTAATGCATTGTACGAAGATGAGGGATGGGATGGGTGAtacagaagaaaaagaatgtaagtgagaggttttgaattcaaaatttctCACTTAcactaaaatatataaatacagatatatacatatataatatattgcATGGGATCATTTTTTCCTTACAATAATAATGTAAATACAAATAAATTACAACATTGAGACTAATAATTAAAAGATTTTTGCTATATTCAATGATCTGGACAAACTTTAACAGTTGATGCTGCATGAGATTAAAACTAAATAGTTTCTTTGCATACTTAAGAAGTAGCTAGACCTAGCCAGTTCCTGAAAAATTCAAGGTTAAGATATGAAATCTTACCATGTAGAAAATTTAAGAAAGCAGAGACAATACGTTATTGAGCAATCGACATATTTAGATCTTTAAATTAGTTGAGCTACTGCTCTTAACATTAAGTATTGCGGCTTATCATCAAGATTCAAGACTAAACTTTTGACTCCTCATGGCACTCTTCAGTTTCAGTGGTGGAGCCAAGATAATATGGCAGGGGACGGTTAACTTGTATACGGTTCCCTGTTGGAGTTAAAACTTATGATCCAATTGTACATTTCTTATGTTTAaataattgttttaaatttACTATGGAGATCATATTTGTATTTGAGCTTGAAAAGGTTGAAAGTTTCAACACATTTTTTTCTCCCATAGAAAGACATCTATGTTTAATTCTAGGATAAATATTTGTATTACAGGTAATTACTGCAAAATTTTATATAGACGAGAGGTTTAGGTCCGTTTGCCCGTGTAGATGATTTTTGCATTGTTTGAAAAAAGTATGGGTTCATTTGGTCCATGGAATGATGCGTGATTGAATTACTGTGTCATTCCATATTTGATTGCGTTTTATATATAGAATGAAACATTCCACATAACCGAATGACTAATTTGCCCCTATTAATCacataataaaattttagacgAACCTACTGAtaaaaaaagttaaattttggactaatttgCCCATATTAATGTTATACCATAATTTTGGACTGATTTGCCCATACtatgaataaaactaaacttTTTACTCATTTATTTGTATTAATAAAATAACTAAACTTTTGGATAAATTTGCCcctattgataaaaaaaaaatttatgttttgaactaatttgactattttaatgaaacaaataaattttggaCTATTTTTCCCCCTATTGttaataattaaaattttgactaaGTTGGACCTACTAAAAGTTTAAACTTATTTACTCCtactaaaagcaaaagtaaatttaATACTAATTTGGTCGtactagttaattaattaatcatATTTTCTTGATCAATTTTAATTCAAAAACGGTTACAGTGTAAATTGAGATTTGTAAACCCATTTAATAGGGTCAAACTCGGTCCAATACAAAAAACTTATATATTGGTTCGGTTCCAGATCACACAAAACTCACATATGTACATTGTTTATTAATATCAAGTTCATATTCAAATCGATTAGTATatgaaaaattattcaaaatgcCCTGGccttcacattttataaaatgattttattcattcattacttttaaaagtgtaattttacatcctttacaaattcacattgatcaaatttggttcCCATCTAAGTTTTTGACTAATTTTTGTCTGGAAACCACTACGTGCTTTGCACGTAATCATTTTTTAtgggtaaaattgtcaaatcatatTTTGCAGAATCTGATatatagtctctcatatttcacaaaataaattttttcgtccctcatatttcataaaatgaaaaatttcatccctcattgatcacatgtacaaatagtttttttttttatttttgaaaactcatatatatgtctatttgatttcgctTGAACAGTACATATAGCATGAAAtatatttctattttatttcacTTGAACAATcatatagatatatacatgggtttaaaaaaaaagctattcatacacatgatcaatgatggatgaaaaaatttattttatgaaatgtgagggactatggaTCGGATTAtatgaaatttgatttgataattttgtcccttaaaaatgatcatgtgTAAGGCATGTGATGAATTCCGacaaaaaactagtcgaaaaTCTAGATAGAAATCAAATTTGACTAATGTAAATTTATAAAggatataaaattacatttttaaaagtgagagttgaaaaaatcatcttgcaaattgtgagggacgttttgaatgatttttccatatatatatatatatatgtatgtatgtatgtatgtagcTTTCTACTAGCAAATTGAACCTTGTAGTTTTTGGCCATTGTAGCGTCTAATTTAAATGTTCCGCTACTCGCAATGcttggaatttcttgatatgGAAGTTTAGATACCACTTTCCCATGATGTATATACAAGTTTAGAAAAGTTGTAATTGTTAAACTGTGGTGTGTATACTTCAACTGACAATCATATGTCAAAACATCGCTGGGTAAGATACAACTCTtgaatattattatttataatGTTATCTATAGCTTCGTAATTAATGTTTAAATTACATGTTGTATAAGTTGATTTAGAACGGTGAATTACACAATTTACTATATGTCAGAAATGTTTTAGTTCGTCAAATGCGATTGTGACTGATAATCATCCTTGCCTTCAGTCTATTCATTCTCCTGTTAGAtccaaaatattttcagttatacGAATTTCAGGTAGGAACCGTGCGTCTTATATTAGTATACAGCCTTTGTAATAAATTGCAATTCATCATAAACAATTTGTACTACTTTTCATTAAGATATATAAATCTTATATTATTCCTAATGAGACGTATATAATAGATTTATGGTTTGACtgtacatttttattttttgccttGTTGGCCAAATCTGAGCTATTAACAGCTCCATCTATGGGTCCGCGTTCCTTCATGGTTTCTTAGAAATATCAGTCACATCCATTGAGGATAACACCAACCATAAGGGAAtaggatcgattgaatcgtaaGGAACAAGTACCCTGAAAGATAAGATATTGTGAAGGGGATTAAACAACATAAAAGGGACAAAAGCCACACTCACAAAAGAAGGCAACAAACATAATACCCATGAAAGcgatgaaacaaaaaaaaggtaaaaaaaaaaaaatataataactACTAAAGGATACACAATTTGTTGATTACATCGTGGCCAGATGAGATACACAAATACTAAATATCTATACTATCTACCTATTTTAAGAATGTCAATCTCCAATCAAGGATCTAAAACTACTAAAACGAATAAAAAAAAGACTTTTTTCTTTATAAGAAGGACAATTACATGTCAATATCTGTGCTAATGGTAACAAGTGTATTAAACATGACACATATCCATATCGATGTGAAAATCAAATGATACAACAGATCTATAAAAACTACAAATTTGatcataaaattgaaacttCAAAGATATCTTCCCATCAAATGAATGTCATTACAATTCAACAAATCCGTATGCATGTTTTTTGATATTTAGATAGTCAGATGTGATAAAAATTATTTCAAGtttaaagaaaaatttaaatttgactaTTAGATTTGATTGTTGACGTCTACCAAATCTTTAATCTTACTgactgaataaaaaaaaaaaagaaaacactcTCACAAAAATATCCTAGGAGAGAATAAAACTCCCACTAAAAAATTTAGGGGAGAAAATTTATCACTAGCAGACTTAGGAGAAAATAATCTCTAACTAGAAAAAATCACAGGAGAGGATTTATTCAAacgaaaaataaaactagaaaaagagtcCCTTCCCATAAGAAAAGACCTGGTCTCTCCCCCATGCATGAGTCAAATTAGAGTAGAGAAGCCCAAATCCAACTAATCCTAGAATGCAAGACAGAGTGGAAATCAAAAGAATGAGAAAAGACTTAATTGAGTATTGAAGTTGATAAAATAAATGTCGACTCAACACAGATATTGTCTATTGGAAAACAATTCCGGGATACGTTTGCTGAATTGATTAGGTATCTCCCCAACAGACTTGGGATAGGTACCTACGGCTACATCAGATGCTGACTGTTGGAAAATAATTCCTGGATACCTTAGCTGAAATAGTTAGGTATCTTCCCAACAGGCTTGGAGTAGGTATGGGAGAATTCGCCTATCTCCACCGAGTGAAAAGCTGCCACTTCTAGCAGCTTTGAACACTTGTCCCGCACCAACATTGAGAACGTCTGGTGGGCTGGGGGAAGATGGACCAGGGGCCAGGACGGTTACCAGACAACCGTTTCAAAAACTTTTGACGGCCAGATGAATTGAGATAAATCAATGGGAGAAAACACAACCACGTCGCAAGTGAAATGAGAAATTGCAAGACGGCGACGTATTATTTAGtagcattaaaaaaaataaaaattatgaaAACGGATGGAGAATCATCATCAAACGGCGTTTGCATAGTAAAAATTTATCCCGCCCAAATTATTAATGAAAAGTTCTTTTTATCAATAATATCAAAATAGATTTCTCCAACCAAACCCTTTCCCCGTTGTCTACTAATTCCCAAAATCACTTCAAAACATCGACACTGCTTTGAGATAGTAGAGAGGACAACTGCCAAAAACCTCCTTGGATCTTAGCCAGACGCTTATCTCATCAAGGAATAATTGCTTGAATTCCTCCTGATGAAGACCCCACGGTGTTTTATAGGCGGAGAAACTGTATAATCCACGGGTTTAGGGTCTCTTGCAATAGTTAGAGATTTCAGAGTTAATGGAGGTAAGAAActctattttcttgaaatgatTGAACAGGTTTATCTTTTGTCAGATGTATCGGGCTGTTAACTAAAAATATTTACACACTGTTTAGACAATATACACATTATttaatctggaattttgagaaaaaaagaaagaaagaaagatggaaTGCCCAGTGAATTGGGCATGATTTGGACATAGGTTTAGTGAATGTCtcttatttggaaaaaaaaaaaactagtagtTAGGGTTAAGTTACATGTTGTTTAATTAGGTTTACAATTTATTGCTTTATTAGGACAACAGAAATTTCAACGCAtacaaaagaaattcttgtGGTAAGTACAAGAGAATcatgtgaaaattgaaaaaagattTTATTAGTTGcttgcttcttttctttgcCTATTTTGAGAATACGATGACTATCAATACTCACAGTTAAGcagaaatttttatttgtgagatattctttcttttgttgaaaatttcATCCTACACAAGTTTCTCATTATCATATTTTGTTCAGATGAAAGTTAAAATTTTGTGATGGAATACTTAGTTAATTGGACATGAA
This portion of the Coffea arabica cultivar ET-39 chromosome 2e, Coffea Arabica ET-39 HiFi, whole genome shotgun sequence genome encodes:
- the LOC113729612 gene encoding stemmadenine O-acetyltransferase — translated: MVANLEILSKEMIKPSSPTLYHLRNFTLSFLDQLAPPIHIPLIFFYQPSQLQTYKDHAQISQLLKQSLSNALTKFYPLGGRICSDDFAIDANDAGALFVEAQVHSNLLQVIEKPSMDEMKQYLPLEPNGSGHGITEANTILLAVQINIFDCGGLAIGVQMSHKIADGTSLVAFMNAWAANCRGDAEIHQSSLDLTSLFPPKDVLNSGFKPTVGITKEKITTKRFVFDREKLAKLKQALASSPGSQVKDPTRVEAVSAFFWRHFIEATRAKMDSKSKKMVAAVHAVNLRPRMNPVLPDHAFGNLWRHALAIPVAEGEKGYQNLAGDLRNAIRNINSNYVKTLQIGDEYLHALKKTMELVSKGDIEFCNFSSWCRFPVYEVDYGWGKPTWVCTTTLPFKNVVILMSTSCGEGIEAWVNMLEEDMASFESDHMQLEVPA